Proteins encoded in a region of the Granulicella sibirica genome:
- a CDS encoding replication initiator protein A, whose protein sequence is MSRKPAGTQATLVTMPDAVDLIRFEKNLLQIGFFGAHERRGKALASRRRIEQWVNRDGKKIKVSAEFRSSDALGLPSTSDRDKYMAFMKLAMEQKLRTGVISNPIRFSGYSLLNILGQCDSGENYEALNSWGMRMADTTITSEQVIYSSLRKRYMNKTVHVFRSFTRLGSSNLDNSNKIDMFEVELEDWLLENLNESFVVPEDFNMYRKLTRPTAKGIFVYLYLWFYASQGREVEKDYSELCALLNIRTYEHVSKIRETMGLSLNELVAIGYLKCWDIKSMSSKQGYKLVLTPGRAMKDVLVLTQRKQLAFAAAANDVPLSDSRELARVALVENGVSEVKAAELARKLEPQALLDRVEYVAFQIESDRKGSIKNPAGYLITFVESEQQIPSAFRTRRQKQAEERNRFELEARQAREAAQESARSLAQMQLQAEYERWVAVQVELALVQHLPGEQLTARLKQISNQLRKDPTVATRLDRMSGSARLAELTRRLHREVAEELQLPGLDEWRTANPQGDLF, encoded by the coding sequence ATGTCACGAAAGCCCGCAGGCACCCAAGCCACGCTTGTCACGATGCCTGATGCCGTCGACCTGATCCGGTTTGAGAAGAACCTCCTGCAGATCGGTTTCTTCGGAGCTCACGAGCGTCGCGGGAAGGCACTTGCCTCCCGCCGCCGCATCGAGCAGTGGGTCAATCGCGATGGGAAGAAGATCAAGGTGTCCGCCGAGTTCCGTTCTTCCGACGCCCTCGGCCTGCCCTCGACCTCGGACCGCGATAAGTACATGGCGTTCATGAAGCTCGCGATGGAGCAGAAGCTCCGCACCGGCGTCATCTCGAATCCGATCCGCTTCTCGGGTTATAGCCTCCTCAACATCCTGGGCCAGTGCGACTCGGGCGAGAACTACGAAGCCCTCAATAGCTGGGGCATGCGCATGGCGGATACTACGATCACCTCAGAGCAGGTGATTTACTCATCGCTCCGCAAGCGCTACATGAACAAAACCGTTCACGTCTTCCGCAGCTTCACACGTCTCGGTTCGAGCAACTTGGATAACTCGAACAAGATCGACATGTTCGAGGTTGAGCTCGAAGACTGGCTGCTCGAGAATCTCAACGAGTCCTTCGTGGTCCCCGAAGACTTCAACATGTACCGCAAGCTCACTCGCCCCACCGCAAAGGGCATCTTCGTTTATCTCTATCTCTGGTTCTACGCCAGCCAGGGCAGGGAAGTGGAGAAGGACTACAGCGAGCTCTGCGCTCTTCTGAATATACGGACGTACGAGCATGTCTCCAAGATTCGCGAGACGATGGGCCTCTCGCTCAACGAGCTGGTAGCTATCGGGTATCTAAAGTGCTGGGACATCAAGTCGATGAGCTCCAAGCAAGGCTACAAGCTTGTGCTTACGCCCGGTCGCGCCATGAAAGATGTGCTGGTGCTGACGCAGCGTAAGCAACTTGCTTTCGCTGCCGCCGCGAACGACGTGCCGCTCTCGGACTCCCGGGAACTGGCCCGCGTGGCCCTTGTGGAGAACGGAGTCAGTGAAGTGAAGGCGGCGGAGCTTGCTCGCAAGCTAGAACCCCAGGCGCTGCTCGACCGGGTCGAATACGTCGCGTTCCAGATCGAGTCCGACCGAAAGGGTTCCATTAAGAACCCCGCCGGATACCTCATTACGTTTGTTGAATCCGAGCAGCAGATCCCCTCCGCCTTCCGCACGCGCCGCCAAAAACAGGCGGAAGAACGCAACCGGTTCGAGCTCGAGGCACGCCAAGCCCGCGAGGCGGCCCAAGAGAGCGCACGCAGCCTCGCCCAGATGCAGCTGCAGGCGGAGTACGAGCGCTGGGTTGCGGTGCAGGTAGAGCTTGCATTGGTCCAACATCTTCCGGGCGAGCAGCTCACGGCCCGGCTGAAGCAGATTTCCAATCAACTGCGGAAGGATCCGACGGTTGCTACTCGGCTGGACCGGATGAGTGGGTCAGCTCGTCTTGCCGAGTTGACGCGTCGCCTGCACCGCGAGGTGGCCGAGGAACTTCAACTTCCGGGCCTCGACGAATGGCGCACGGCCAATCCGCAAGGAGACTTGTTCTAG
- a CDS encoding type II toxin-antitoxin system VapC family toxin produces the protein MPWLLDTNVLSELRRPRPDPRVIAFVSSCPLDELYVSTVVFAEIRFGIALVQDAALRADLNAWLENTIRPMFTGRVLDMTEDVMLRWRLLIEEGRKVGRTYSQPDLMIAATAHEHNLTLVTRNVRDFAELGLTLLNPWQ, from the coding sequence GTGCCTTGGCTGCTCGACACCAACGTTCTCTCCGAGCTCCGTCGGCCCAGGCCTGATCCTCGCGTCATCGCCTTCGTTTCAAGCTGCCCCCTCGACGAGCTCTACGTCAGCACGGTTGTGTTCGCGGAGATCCGTTTCGGCATTGCGCTCGTGCAGGACGCAGCCCTGCGCGCCGACCTGAATGCGTGGCTCGAAAACACAATCCGCCCGATGTTCACTGGCCGGGTACTCGATATGACCGAGGATGTGATGCTGCGCTGGCGGCTCCTCATCGAGGAGGGCCGCAAAGTTGGTCGCACCTACTCCCAACCCGACCTGATGATCGCCGCAACCGCCCACGAGCACAACCTGACACTCGTGACGCGTAACGTCCGAGACTTCGCTGAGCTCGGCCTGACGCTCCTCAACCCCTGGCAGTAG